A region from the Flavobacteriales bacterium genome encodes:
- a CDS encoding TIGR01777 family oxidoreductase, which translates to MKTIVITGGTGFLGKNLALHFKSIGYQVIVLSRGEKREGNGIIYEQWDGKTVGNWSKWIHKAAIVINLAGKSVDCRYTKQNQALIMNSRIDATRLLGQLISASPTPPKLWINASTATIYRHAEDKMMTEENGEIGNDFSMNVAKNWEKEFYSHQTPQTRKVALRTSLVLGNNGGVYPVLSRLVKFGLGGKQGDGKQKFAWLHIQDFINIIDFVIKNKQLTGSINTTAPSSIDNSEFMHSLRNSLGHWCVLPQPKWLLKIGAFLIRTEPELVLKSRWVYPEVLVDNGYQFIFKDIDWALKDLKE; encoded by the coding sequence ATGAAAACAATAGTAATAACAGGTGGAACAGGTTTCTTAGGTAAAAACCTGGCGCTACATTTTAAATCAATAGGGTATCAAGTTATCGTGCTTAGTAGAGGAGAAAAACGAGAGGGAAATGGAATAATATACGAACAATGGGATGGAAAAACAGTTGGGAATTGGTCCAAATGGATTCATAAAGCAGCTATTGTTATTAACCTTGCTGGCAAATCGGTTGATTGTCGATATACAAAGCAGAATCAAGCATTAATTATGAATTCAAGAATTGATGCAACTCGTTTGTTAGGTCAACTTATTTCAGCAAGTCCAACGCCTCCTAAATTATGGATTAATGCCAGTACAGCAACCATCTATCGCCATGCTGAAGATAAGATGATGACTGAAGAAAATGGTGAAATTGGTAATGACTTCTCGATGAATGTCGCTAAAAATTGGGAAAAAGAATTTTATAGCCATCAGACGCCTCAGACACGAAAAGTTGCCTTACGGACATCTTTAGTTTTGGGAAATAATGGAGGTGTTTACCCTGTTTTATCGAGGTTAGTAAAATTTGGTTTGGGCGGTAAACAAGGAGATGGAAAGCAAAAGTTTGCCTGGTTACACATTCAAGATTTTATCAATATTATTGATTTTGTGATTAAAAATAAACAACTCACAGGTAGCATTAATACCACTGCTCCCTCTAGTATAGACAACAGCGAATTTATGCATTCTTTAAGAAATTCTTTGGGACATTGGTGCGTTTTACCCCAACCTAAATGGTTATTAAAAATAGGCGCATTTCTAATAAGAACGGAACCCGAACTCGTATTAAAAAGCCGTTGGGTCTATCCAGAAGTATTAGTAGATAACGGCTATCAATTTATTTTTAAAGATATTGATTGGGCTTTGAAAGATTTAAAAGAATAA
- a CDS encoding DUF2071 domain-containing protein has translation MSFLKAEWRKLILVNYEVSPLLLQPLVPKHTEIDLWNGKCYLSLVGFLFKETKVKGIKVPFHINFEEVNLRFYVKHKVQNEIKRGVVFVKEIVPKPLIKFIANAIYNENYESTSMQHALSEDTKNIEIGYQWKSNDKIQSFGVVAQNTLKQCPKNSLEAFITEHYWGYNQKKDTTFAYEVKHPKWEIYPIHSANINVDFGATYGQEYDFLSQQKPNAIILAEGSEISVEHANKIKI, from the coding sequence ATGTCATTTTTAAAAGCAGAATGGAGAAAATTAATTTTAGTGAACTATGAAGTTTCACCTCTCCTACTTCAACCATTAGTTCCAAAACATACCGAAATTGATTTATGGAATGGGAAGTGTTATCTTTCATTAGTAGGCTTTCTTTTTAAGGAAACAAAAGTAAAAGGAATCAAAGTCCCTTTCCATATCAACTTTGAAGAGGTCAATCTACGATTTTACGTAAAACATAAGGTTCAAAATGAAATTAAAAGAGGTGTTGTTTTTGTCAAGGAAATTGTTCCAAAACCACTCATCAAATTTATTGCAAATGCAATTTATAACGAAAACTATGAGTCAACATCAATGCAACATGCGTTAAGTGAGGATACTAAGAATATAGAAATAGGTTATCAATGGAAAAGTAACGATAAAATTCAATCATTTGGTGTTGTTGCTCAAAATACGCTAAAACAGTGTCCTAAAAATTCGTTAGAAGCGTTTATTACAGAACACTATTGGGGCTACAATCAAAAAAAAGATACAACTTTTGCTTATGAAGTAAAACATCCTAAATGGGAAATCTACCCTATTCATTCAGCTAATATAAATGTAGATTTTGGTGCTACTTATGGTCAAGAATATGATTTTTTGAGTCAACAAAAACCTAATGCTATCATTCTAGCAGAAGGATCAGAAATTAGTGTAGAACACGCCAATAAAATTAAAATATGA